A part of Aegilops tauschii subsp. strangulata cultivar AL8/78 chromosome 2, Aet v6.0, whole genome shotgun sequence genomic DNA contains:
- the LOC109759658 gene encoding gamma carbonic anhydrase 2, mitochondrial, with product MGTLGRAIYTVGKWIRGTGQAMDRLGSTIQGGLRTEEQVSRHRTVMSIFDKEPRINKDVFVAPSASVIGDVEIGHGSSIWYGSVLRGDVNSIRIGSGSNIQDNSLVHVAKTNISGKVLPTIIGSNVTVGHSAVLHACTIEDEAFVGMGATLLDGVVVEKHSMVGAGSLVKQNTRIPSGEVWVGNPAKFLRKLTEEEITFIAQSAANYINLAHVHATENSKSFDEIELEKKLRKKFAHKDEEYDSMLGVVREIPPQLILPDNILPDKAPKAAVAH from the exons ATGGGGACACTCGGGCGCGCGATCTACACGGTGGGCAAGTGGATCCGTGGAACGGGGCAGGCCATGGACCGCCTCGGATCCACCATCCAGGGCGGCCTCCGCACCGAGGAGCAGG TGTCAAGGCATCGTACAGTCATGAGCATATTTGACAAGGAGCCTAGGATCAACAAAGATGTTTTTGTTGCTCCCAGTGCATCTGTCATTGGTGATGTTGAGATTGGACATGGATCATCGATCTGGTATGGCTCCGTTTTGAGAG GTGATGTCAACAGTATTCGTATTGGATCTGGATCAAATATACAAGACAACTCCCTTGTACATGTTGCAAAGACTAATATTAGCGGGAAGGTCCTTCCGACGATCATTGGAAGCAATGTTACAGTAG GTCATAGTGCTGTTTTACATGCATGCACCATTGAGGATGAAGCTTTTGTTGGTATGGGTGCCACTTTGCTTGACGGAGTGGTTGTTGAAAAGCACAGCATGGTTGGCGCTGGATCTCTTGTCAAGCAGAATACAAGGATTCCTTCTGGGGAG GTCTGGGTTGGTAATCCTGCCAAGTTCCTAAGGAAGCTGACAGAGGAGGAGATCACATTCATCGCCCAATCGGCAGCCAACTACATCAACTTAGCTCATGTTCACGCCACTGAGAATTCCAAGAGCTTCGATGAGATTGAGCTCGAGAAGAAGCTGAGGAAGAAGTTTGCTCACAAAGATGAGGAGTACGACTCGATGCTCGGAGTGGTCCGTGAGATCCCGCCGCAGCTCATCCTCCCCGACAATATCCTCCCAGACAAAGCACCGAAAGCAGCTGTCGCTCACTGA